In the genome of Lacerta agilis isolate rLacAgi1 chromosome 2, rLacAgi1.pri, whole genome shotgun sequence, one region contains:
- the LOC117042960 gene encoding LOW QUALITY PROTEIN: olfactory receptor 2Z1-like (The sequence of the model RefSeq protein was modified relative to this genomic sequence to represent the inferred CDS: inserted 1 base in 1 codon), which produces MSYDRYVAICRPLQYPILMRGEICYLLSVAAWFWSSVQALTCSLYVLPLPYCKSNVINHYMCDYPXLIKLSCSDNSAFNKVTYLGDFLVFLIPISVILASYIAILLQVLRARTSGSGHKALGTCLPHLCVVGIFYGSSIFMYMTPVSSYTPEKSMIS; this is translated from the exons ATGTCCTATGATAGGTATGTGGCTATTTGCAGACCATTGCAATATCCAATCCTCATGAGAGGGGAAATCTGCTACCTGTTGTCAGTAGCGGCCTGGTTTTGGTCTTCTGTGCAGGCCCTGACCTGCTCCCTTTATGTTCTTCCTCTTCCCTACTGCAAGTCCAATGTGATCAACCATTACATGTGTGATTATC GCCTTATCAAGTTGTCCTGCTCTGACAATTCTGCATTCAATAAAGTCACATATTTGGGGGATTTCCTTGTCTTTCTCATCCCCATCTCAGTCATCCTGGCTTCCTACATTGCCATCCTCCTTCAAGTCCTCAGAGCACGCACCTCTGGAAGTGGCCATAAAGCCCTTGGGACCTGCTTGCCCcatttgtgtgtggtggggatcTTCTACGGATCGTCCATTTTTATGTACATGACCCCTGTGTCCTCCTACACACCAGAGAAGTCTATGATATCATAG